The Besnoitia besnoiti strain Bb-Ger1 chromosome IV, whole genome shotgun sequence genome contains a region encoding:
- a CDS encoding protein kinase (incomplete catalytic triad) (encoded by transcript BESB_054370), producing the protein MTSRRFQLFTEDSQSSHKTVPRSKNSRIEVGSAWVKTQVAAHLPPESSRKNNSISTIYKLLGKTLFEGNLFLFEQKEAGGTPEEFIRGPIIGAGACGLSIKGTFVSAGHDVAMKIHFSNTPCSKTNRSRLQGTKIQVDMELRVRDALAAAFGAENILTHGMVLSIGDARRVHGFPEMVKGAVSTAVLWNSVLVYPLMKCSLNDLLSVPGWPREARLYVAKRLIEILSSLHRAGVVDDDSHAGKVALKEGSGDLFFTDFGEHVSDGPVPNVSRRQRQLQEASHLGHLVYYAYTGKTCMPFWLFICTDNVPLDGTVDPIEVGPEELIIQDAIRAPLICNEHERILPQDITAATPLFRDEPHVTNGSTGRENW; encoded by the exons ATGACCAGCCGGCGTTTCCAATTGTTCACAGAAGATTCGCAATC GTCGCACAAAACAGTACCTCGCTCCAAGAATAGCAGGATCGAAGTAGGCAGCGCGTGGGTGAAGACTCAGGTTGCGGCTCATCTGCCGCCCGAGAGTTCTCGAAAGAACAATTCAATTTCGACAATCTACAAGCTGCTTGGGAAGACGCTCTTCGAAGGGAATCTCTTTTTGTTCGAGCAGAAGGAAGCGGGCGGCACCCCTGAGGAATTTATTCGCGGGCCTATCATTGGGGCGGGTGCCTGTGGGTTAAGCATCAAAGGAACTTTCGTATCGGCTGGGCATGATGTCGCAATGAAAATTCACTTCTCGAACACGCCGTGCTCCAAAACCAATCGATCTCGCTTGCAAGGAACCAAAATACAAGTTGATATGGAGTTGAGAGTCCGTGATGCCTTGGCCGCAGCCTTTGGCGCAGAGAATATCCTAACTCATGGTATGGTGCTCTCCATTGGTGATGCTCGTCGTGTGCACGGCTTCCCAGAAATGGTAAAGGGTGCTGTCAGCACCGCTGTCCTATGGAACTCCGTCCTTGTCTATCCGCTCATGAAGTGCTCGCTGAACGACCTCTTGTCGGTGCCAGGCTGGCCACGTGAAGCACGGCTGTATGTGGCAAAGCGCCTCATCGAGATTCTTTCCTCCTTGCACCGCGCAGGAGTGGTCGACGACGATAGTCACGCAGGGAAAGTCGCTTTAAAAGAAGGGTCTGGCGACCTGTTTTTCACCGATTTCGGCGAACACGTGAGCGACGGACCGGTGCCGAACGTGtctcggcggcagcgtcaGCTTCAGGAAGCCTCCCACTTGGGGCATCTGGTGTACTACGCCTATACAGGCAAGACCTGCATGCCGTTTTGGTTGTTTATTTGCACTGACAACGTTCCACTCGATGGCACGGTTGATCCAATTGAGGTTGGACCAGAGGAACTCATCATTCAGGATGCAATACGAGCCCCACTCATATGCAATGAGCATGAGCGGATCCTGCCTCAGGACATTACCGCAGCCACCCCCTTGTTCCGGGACGAGCCACACGTTACAAATGGCAGCACCGGTCGTGAAAACTGGTAG
- a CDS encoding Tyrosine kinase-like (TKL) protein (encoded by transcript BESB_054360): MLAGGDAANGSGEPILVLLNPQTGQTAAPAPSFPAAARGPAPYPVFPPAFTSPAARLSPTRSRRVSKAAFVPSSSPLRASAAPPSAPEAFAAPPWRRAREAPAAKQGQDVWIFYHQPRRHVAEAEASLLPASSLAHSPPSLSGAAYSFPLTERACAAERSRGEDESPSCRTLVASGSRAPSACSGLPVSAPSSPPSAFSSPCLAAPRASLASSRPSPSLAPASAAAAPPPTARQLLFAHQWRLNLAVLVEAFNVSPLFSPGSDEAPSERLPEEAPARAPRTPRGGSSPRGASPSAGCRDRASASEGTPFAGGREEKKPRGDGGAGGEARTAGVVEGAGRPGEDANWDDAFAERRMKKARKRVAVKYAFLLRDKTEEPEERQEAARKEGADAETLRGREITFVLMEDVEEERARRARERKQTEELRLRLDAWNWEARAQEHRDALQRVQAELDESLHQQQIALAETQGCTYRLPKLLWRALAEAKEYERLFQSFSLEEANKLYGRRDVFADWQIENQRLRRAFMAQLQHQQNLILKRVRASPPAPSLASQDEKREHAAAVPPLSRRGQLSPAKRQREIADPSEKENANSSVSPSFAAPTTSPGRGRGRSGEDPEGAKHPEDAALQDQLQTYRHRELRLRRRHARLKRGLHEALRALQSLSTSHSQASSSSGGRRGAPAGGGRGSDVRPARQSGAGEDERKKTERLLLELLGDSEDSGSSSAADPARTDSDSQPPLASSFTSSSASAFSASVAFSPPRELVPSTARRPSGARRPETAAGGRQRSPLGGEEIPKQGLDGNEPDAGIREGNEDAAAVTRRRSGLRADAGSKEDNQGEEERSRLRDSAAGRSPRVLSPSSPSRTGGWDREESDSGSAEKPTRRKTELAPEPADAQRKGRPDTRNERGGNGARFKESSPCASSQEARGGSPASDNNSRPPSATLSPSQKRERDAEEERRCKRRREAEGADERGEVDGSGGHTSRRMSLHAEDRNAEAAGVCDEARLSPRAAQDAFADECEGYRDIRRCTGLEAGAAVAREISERGSEDGRKDESSEKQDEDGTLMLMMMGEDDHRRHRIDSSSSSCPGASSANASRSWTRLSPPPSFPSASFSSSPGGLGETSRLRAAPLALASSSARGLSSFPHLPLASFSASGPLARGACSAASPPEPLEAGEAPSHDGAGTDSARGEEAMEGDARDASRDAEDGSREWTAAEAGRAESLSARREGEVTGDGDAGRESGGASCGSPPRGLELSEEAGNDGQVSNAAMETGRADAFSEADSDTRRAGEFPHGADAGRRRRTGAHDRLDTGALETSNSAGAAGLPGASSASPSLSLRRPSDPGALSEGQPREEEERSHSAPTAGDESSATRHRDYLEDIVQVDQFGKYANILNNWETVMHTPLPEQLLWLDETKPDRTIRPPSQDSYRDGTLFIECLHVESNFFRLLRRCFAACGGGRGRRPLPAERLRAFRAQILEENAELYSMKKQLDASRYRLMKQTKLFLAQANSQFSNFHQLKRGYRLLNLLGKGGFAEVWEVFDPLTCDVLAAKLHVLSSVEKESARWHIVKRVQNEIEIHKDILPHPHIVEMKACFEMGNDVLASILELCEGGDVDHFLKLSGTLPEAHAAEWTRQILEALLYLKRQPVGVIHHLDIKPGNVLLQRGQCKLADFGLSRVAPRAAREEGADSGEESAEEGSEAEGAEDEAGLARGNLQKGRRRGEKRAQPQVFWEGGGTLWYQPPECLIHQRQRQMRRTCQAGDEVRSPPPPAAGLSPAPPKRKSLPEGTSPSASPSPSASGSSSPYAAAQSRATRNVAARLAVAERRGEERARLLALADKDLEAFFRALPLVRYVPLDDKIDIWAVGCILYEMLFNKRPFGPSPAQTSSDPTLALIRDALRGPQFPERQSERSASQKRKSEAFSQVKGDTFSFEAHNGEQSKEPSDLCINLLERLLAYDASQRPTVEEALAHPFFANQMEIRSSTESSANGPEAGACARSFEELELRRRAFQRQQFARAPGNSDAEAAGDAEEEERYLTEGLAERANL, encoded by the exons ATGCTGGCtgggggcgacgccgcgaacggGAGCGGCGAGCCGATCCTGGTGCTTCTTAATCCCCAGACAG GCCAGACAGCGGCCCCCGCGCCCTCGtttccggcggcggctcggggGCCAGCCCCGTACCCTGTCTTCCCGCCGGCCTTCacttcgcccgccgcgcgcctctcgccgacgcgcagcaggcgcgtctccaaggccgccttcgtcccttcgtcgtcgccgcttcgcgcgtctgcggcgccgccgtcggcccCAGAGGCGTTTGCGGCGCccccgtggaggcgcgcgcgagaggcgcctgcagcgaagcAGGGACAAGATGTGTGGATTTTCTATcaccagccgcggcggcacgtcgcggaggccgaggcgtcgctcctccctgcgtcctctctcgcgcactcgccgccgtcgctgtctgGCGCGGCGTACAGCTTTCCTCTGACagagcgcgcctgcgccgccgagaggtCGCGGGGAGAGGATGAGAGCCCGTCGTGCCGCACACTAGTGGCTTCGGggtcgcgggcgccctctgcgtgttCCGgcctgcctgtctccgcgccctcgtcgcctccctccgccttctcctcgccctgcctGGCTGCCCCTCGTGCGTCgctggcctcctcgcgcccctcgccgtccctcgcgcccgcatccgccgccgcggcgcctccgccgacggcgcgccagctCCTCTTTGCGCACCAGTGGCGGCTGAACCTCGCGGTGCTTGTAGAGGCCTTCAacgtctcgcctctcttttcACCGGGATCtgacgaggcgccgagcgagcggCTGCCCGAGGAGGcccccgcgcgggcgccgaggacgccccggggcggctcgtcgcctcgcggggcttctccttctgcggGATGCAGAGACCGGGCGTCCGCGTCAGAAGGGACTCCTTTCGCGGGCGgacgagaggagaagaagccgcgcggagacgggggAGCTGGGGGGGAGGCTAGGACCGCGGGCGTCGTGGAGGGAGCTGGCCGGCCTGGAGAGGATGCGAACTGGGACGATGCGTTTGCCGAGCGACGtatgaagaaggcgaggaagcgtgTCGCTGTAAAGTACGCGTTTCTGTTGAGAGATAAAACCGAGGAGCCGGAGGAACGCCAGGAGGCAGCCCGCAaagagggcgcggacgccgagacCCTGCGAGGCAGGGAAATAACTTTCGTTCTTATGGAGGACGTCGAAGAAGAGCGGGCGCGACGggcacgagagagaaagcaaaCAGAAGAACTGCGTCTGAGACTCGATGCATGGAATTGGGAAGCGCGCGCACAGGAGCACcgagacgcgctgcagagggtGCAGGCTGAGCTCGATGAGTCGCTTCATCAGCAGCAG ATTGCCCTGGCGGAGACGCAAGGGTGTACGTACCGACTGCCAAAGCTGTTGTGGCGTGCGCTCGCCGAAGCAAAGGAGTACGAGCGACTTTTCCAGTCGTTCTCTCTCGAAGAGGCCAACAAGCTATACG GGCGACGAGACGTCTTCGCAGACTGGCAAATTGAGAATCAGCGCCTCCGACGCGCGTTCatggcgcagctgcagcatcAGCAGAACCTCATCCTGAAGCGCGTTCGCGCGAGCCCACCGGCACCCTCCCTTGCCTCGCAGGACGAGAAGAGGGAGCATGCTGCGGCGgtgcctccgctctctcgccgagGGCAGTTGTCGCCGGCGAAACGCCAGCGCGAAATTGCAGACCccagcgagaaggagaacgcAAACAGCTCAGTGTCGCCTTCGTTTGCGGCCCCGACAACGAGCCCCGGCCGGGGGAGAGGGCGATCGGGCGAGGATCCGGAGGGGGCAAAGCATCCAGAAGACGCGGCTCTTCAGGATCAGCTCCAAACCTACAG ACACCGCGAGctacgcctccgccgtcgtcacGCGCGCCTGAAGCGCGGACTGCacgaggcgcttcgcgcccTGCAGTCTCTCTCGACTTCGCATTCTCAGGCCTCGTCTTCAtccggcgggcggcgcggggcccccgcgggaggcggccgAGGCTCTGACGTccggccggcgcggcagagtggggcgggcgaagacgagagaaagaaaactgagcgtcttcttctcgagcTTCTGGGGGACTCCGAGGACTCAGGCTCCAGCTCCGCAGCGGATCCCGCGCGGACTGACAGCGATTCTCAGCCGCCGCTTGCATCATCTTTCACGTCTTCGTCGGCTTCCGCGTTTTCTGCCTCAGTTGctttctctccgccgcgagagctTGTCCCCAGCACTGCGCGCAGGCCTTcgggagcgaggcgcccggAGACAGCTGCTGGAGGTCGCCAGCGGTCACCGCTTGGAGGCGAAGAAATTCCGAAACAGGGTCTGGATGGAAACGAACCAGATGCCGGAATTCGCGAAGGGAacgaagacgcggcagcggtgacgcgccgccgaagcggccTGAGAGCAGACGCGGGCAGCAAAGAAGACAACcaaggagaggaggagcgcagcAGGCTGCGTGACTCGGCGGCCGGTAGGTCGCCCCGGGTCttgtctccctcgtctccgtcgAGGACGGGGGGGTgggacagagaggagagcgactccggcagcgcagagaagccgacgagaagaaagactgAGCTCGCGCCTGAGCCCGCGGATGCACAGCGAAAAGGAAGGCCAGACACGCGTAATGAGCGTGGAGGGAACGGGGCGCGATTCAAAGAGagctcgccctgcgcctcaagccaggaagcgcgcggcggatcCCCTGCGTCGGATAACAACTCGCGTCCACCGTCCGCCACCCTTTCTCCctcgcagaagagagaaagagacgcggaagaagagcgtCGATgcaagcggcggcgagaggcagaaggcgcggacgAGCGTGGGGAAGTCGACGGTTCGGGCGGACATACCTCTCGGCGCatgtctctgcatgcggaaGACCGAAACGCCGAAGCGGCTGGAGTCTGCGACGAAGCGAGGCTGTCACCGCGGGCGGCACAAGATGCGTTTGCTGACGAATGCGAAGGATATCGGGATATAAGGCGATGCACCGGATTGGAGGCCggagccgccgtcgcgcgcgagatcTCAGAGAGGGGCTCCGAGGACGGCAGAAAAGACGAAAGCTCAGAGAAGCAGGACGAAGACGGGACTTTGATGCTGATGATGATGGGAGAAGACGACCATCGGCGGCACCGCATCGAcagctccagcagctcttgccccggcgccagcagcgcgaacgCGTCGCGCTCCTGGACTAGgctttcgccgccgccctccttccCATCGGCgtccttttcctcctcccccgGGGGGCTCGGCGAGACGTCGCGGCTGAGAGCCGCGCCACTGGCGCTCGCGAGCAGCTCTGCGCGAGGGCTGTCCTCCTTTCCGCATCTGCCGCTGGCATCCTTCTCGGCCTCAGggcctctcgcccgcggggcTTGCagtgcggcgtctccgccggagCCACTCGAAGCGGGCGAAGCGCCGTCCCACGACGGGGCGGGGAccgacagcgcgcgcggcgaggaagcaatggagggagacgcgcgcgacgcgagccgcgaTGCAGAGGACGGCAGTCGCGAATGGACCGCGGCGGAAGCTGGGCGGGCAGAGTCGCTTTCGGcaagacgcgaaggcgaggtaacgggcgacggagacgcggggcgcgagagcggcggagcGTCTTGCGGCagcccgccgcgagggctGGAACTgagcgaagaggcaggcaACGACGGGCAGGTGTCAAATGCAGCGATGGAGACAGGacgcgcggacgccttcAGCGAGGCGGATAGCGACACGCGCCGGGCGGGCGAGTTCCCgcacggcgcagacgcggggaGGCGCCGACGTACCGGCGCACACGACAGGTTGGATACCGGCGCTCTCGAGACTTCCaactccgcaggcgcagcagggcTTCCCggggcgtcgtctgcgtcgccctcgctgtcCCTCCGCCGGCCGTCGGATCCTGGGGCGCTCAGCGAAGGCCAGccgcgggaggaggaggagcggagccactccgcgccgacggccgGCGACGAGTCCTCAGCGACCCGCCACCGGGACTACCTCGAGGACATCGTGCAGGTCGACCAATTCGGAAAATACGCAAATATTCTCAACAACTGGGAGACAGTCATGCACACCCCTCTGCCTGAACAGCTCCTCTGGCTCGATGAAACCAAACCCGACCGGAC AATTCGCCCACCAAGCCAGGACTCCTACAGAGACGGCACGCTCTTCATCGAGTGCCTCCACGTCGAG TCAAACTTCTTCCGCTTGCTGCGCCGATGCTTCGCGGCCTGTggtggaggccgcggacggcggccgctgcctgcggagcgTCTCCGTGCGTTTCGCGCTCAGATTCTCGAG GAGAATGCGGAGCTGTACAGTATGAAGAAGCAGCTGGACGCGAGTCGTTATCGCTTGATGAAGCAGACAAAGCTGTTCCTGGCTCAG GCCAACTCGCAGTTCAGCAACTTCCATCAACTAAAGAGAGGCTACAGGCTTTTGAACCTCCTCGGCAAGGGCGGCTTTGCTGAAGTCTGGGAG GTGTTTGATCCTCTCACCTGCGACGTCCTCGCCGCCAAGCTCCACGTGCTGTCGTCTgtcgagaaagagagcgcGCGATGGCATATCGTCAAGCGCGTTCAGAACGAGATTGAGATCCACAAGGACATCCTGCCGCATCCGCAT ATCGTGGAAATGAAGGCATGCTTCGAGATGGGCAACGACGTGCTGGCTAGCATCCTGGAGCTCTGCGAAG GGGGCGACGTCGACCATTTCCTGAAGCTCTCCGGAACGCTTcccgaggcgcacgcggcggagtGGACGCGGCAGATTCTCGA AGCTCTTCTGTACCTGAAGCGGCAACCTGTCGGCGTGATTCATCACCTC GACATAAAGCCTGGTAacgtgctgctgcagcgcgggcaGTGCAAGCTCGCGGACTTTGGCCTCTCAcgcgtggcgccgcgggccgcgcgggaggaaggcgctgacagcggcgaagagagcgcagaggagggtTCTGAAGCAGAGGGTGCCGAGGATGAGGCgggactcgcgcgcggcaaCTTGCAAAagggacgacgacgcggagagaagcgTGCACAGCCGCAGGTGTTCtgggagggaggcggcacGCTGTGGTACCAGCCTCCGGAGTGTCTCATTCATCAGCGCCAGCGCCAAATGCGGAGAACATGTCAGGCGGGAGACGAGGTGCGgagccctccgccgcccgctgcggggctgtcgcctgcgccgccgaagcgcaAGAGCCTTCCAGAGGGGacctcgccctcggcctcgccgtcgccctctgcgtcgggcTCGAGTTCGCCGTACGCGGCCGcacagagccgcgcgactcGAAACGTCGCCGCCCGACTAGCAGTCGCcgagcgccgaggagaagagagagctcggctcctcgcgctcgccgacaaAGACCTAgaggccttcttccgcgcacTCCCGCTCGTCCGCTACGTCCCTCTCGATGACAAG ATTGATATCTGGGCCGTCGGCTGCATTCTTTACGAGATGCTCTTCAACAA GCGGCCGTTTGGGCCTTCACCTGCGCAGACCTCGTCAGATCCCACGC TAGCTCTCATTCGAGATGCCCTGCGCGGCCCTCAGTTTCCTGAGCGGCAAAGCGAGCGCAGCGCTTCGCAGAAGCGAAAAAGTGAGGCGTTCTCGCAAGTCAAAGGCGATACGTTTTCCTTCGAGGCGCACAACGGAGAGCAGAGCAAGGAGCCGTCCGACCTGTGTATT AATTTGCTCGAGCGGCTTCTCGCGTACGACGCGTCTCAGCGGCCAACAGTAGAAGAGGCTCTGGCGCATCCCTTTTTTGCGAATCAGATGGAAATTCGCTCAAGCACAGAGAGTTCTGCGAACGGCCCGGAAGCCGgggcctgcgcgaggagcttcgaggagctcgagctgcgcaggcgtgcCTTCCAGAGGCAGCAattcgcccgcgcgcccgggaatagcgacgcggaggccgcgggcgacgcagaagaggaagaaagataTCTTACAGAGGGactcgccgagcgcgcgaaTCTCTGA
- a CDS encoding hypothetical protein (encoded by transcript BESB_054380), producing MARLACVSVPTIFIFLSVAFTSLRPLDTDRLAGGDNSIHAPHLVFGTAKIRGPLARAARRGITQLGRNVTKSVRRIGRRAGLRILQEEREPEVDSRPLAHGKPTAAVAPAEGFLGKGRSKHHKSRPLSSHKGKDATVPDSSSSTAHHMPTHVSALEHAHHHETAKVIKKQRPRYIGQTTVIVDKDARASKDGGISRPPRKLQTVYTPIKTPASVTPVQSASYPSAAGPSDFARRVLGYSQQMQGPAQNGAVFPVYDVVGSAASVVNGMGLPSYSSNPPAPSGTDVFAQRGMPSYGYPIFPQDGLTSVANSLVQTLAAGPQSLLRSPSDAPVATDFWGLGELGNVITRNTNNLLQAVGIGAFGGW from the coding sequence ATGGCACGCCTTGCATGTGTATCTGTTCCGACCATTTTTATATTCCTCAGCGTGGCGTTCACTTCCCTGAGGCCACTCGATACAGATCGCCTTGCGGGAGGCGACAACTCGATACACGCACCTCATCTGGTTTTTGGCACTGCGAAGATTCGCGGGCCGCtggcgcgagccgcccgaCGGGGTATCACCCAGCTCGGTCGCAATGTCACTAAATCGGTACGCCGGAttgggcgacgcgcaggccttCGCATTCTGCAGGAAGAACGCGAACCCGAGGTCGactcgcggcctctcgctcaCGGGAAACCGACAGCCGCTGTTGCGCCAGCAGAGGGCTTCTTGGGGAAAGGCAGGAGCAAGCATCACAAAAGCCGTCCACTGTCGTCCCATAAAGGCAAGGACGCCACTGTGCCAGATTCATCCTCATCTACTGCGCACCACATGCCGACACACGTATCTGCCCTGGAGCACGCGCACCACCACGAAACAGCAAAGGTGATAAAGAAGCAGCGCCCCCGTTACATTGGACAAACAACAGTTATTGTAGACAAGGACGCGCGTGCTAGCAAGGATGGGGGAATCTCTCGGCCGCCCCGCAAACTTCAGACGGTATACACTCCCATCAAGACGCCTGCATCAGTCACACCCGTCCAGTCCGCTTCGTATCCCTCGGCAGCAGGCCCTTCAGATTTCGCTCGAAGAGTTCTGGGGTACTCACAACAAATGCAGGGACCCGCGCAAAATGGAGCGGTCTTTCCAGTCTACGACGTGGTtggctccgctgcgtctgtcgTCAACGGCATGGGGCTCCCCTCGTATTCTTCGAACCCGCCTGCTCCTTCGGGAACTGATGTCTTCGCTCAGCGAGGGATGCCCAGCTACGGTTACCCGATTTTTCCACAGGATGGATTGACCAGCGTAGCAAACAGCCTGGTGCAGACGCTGGCAGCAGGTCCACAAAGTCTACTTCGGAGTCCGTCGGATGCGCCGGTTGCAACCGACTTTTGGGGACTCGGCGAACTGGGCAACGTGATAACGAGAAATACCAACAATCTACTACAAGCTGTGGGCATTGGTGCTTTTGGTGGCTGGTGA